The sequence below is a genomic window from Dyadobacter chenwenxiniae.
AATTATTAATTCGGTTTCTTATCCAAATCCAGATCAATCACATTATCGGTCTACTGATATATGGATGACCGCTGTGGACTCTACACAATATTCTAATTCGGGTTGGGCGGGGCGTTATCTCGGCGATCGGTTTGCTGGATATCCGGCAAACTACCCCAATGCCACGATGGAAGATCCATTGGCAATTCAAATCGGTCAGATAAGTACCACGGCATTACTCGGTACCAATCAGTCAATGGGCATAACGCTTCAAGACCCTAATACTTTTTATCAGTTAATAGGAGAACCCCGGGTTACTCCTGGAGACGGTCTGCCATGTTGCGATGCAGGCGAGTTAGTTGCTTTTATCAGGCAACAACAGGTGCTTGCAGTGGGGTATGGTGCCGAAATAAAGGCGGCGGCAAGCGCAGGAACGAACCTGGCCACATATCCGGATGCCTCCGCTAAAAATAATTTAGCCGAACAGCTAAAAATAGTCGCCAGACTTATTCATGGAGGATTGAAATCCAAAATTTATTATGTCGAGTTGGGGGGGTTTGATACACATGCCAATCAGATAGGATCAACTAGTGTTGAAGGAACTCATGCAGAGTTGTTGAAAAAGCTATCTGATGGTGTAGCAGCGTTTCAAAAAGACCTGAAACTACAAGGTACTGAGGATCGTGTGCTTGGCATGACATTCTCAGATTTTGGCCGGCGAGCTACTTCGAATGCATCAAATGGGACAGATCATGGCATCGGTGCACCTATGTTTGTTTTTGGGACGGGAATCAAGCGACAACTTATCGGAACCAATCCGGACTTGATCAATGGACTACTGCCACCTACTCCTACACAGTGGGAGACCAACCGTGACATTAAGATGCAAATTGATTTCCGAAGGGTATATGCAGATATTTTAAATGACTGGTTTGGCACAGCAGGCTCAAAGACAGACCAACTTCTTTATAAAAACTTTAAGACCACTTCGCTCTTTTCTGACGTGGTGCAAACCATAGCATCGGGGGCCTGGCCCAATCCCGAGATCTGGTCTAATGGACGCGTTCCTAATGCCACATCTATTGTGAAAGTGAATACAGGGCACATTGTTGAAGTCGGGCAGAACATTACTGCCAAGAGCATCAAAGTTGACGTAGGAGGAGAATTAAAATTCTTAGGCGATTACAGTGCGAACATCAACGGCTAAAATTCCCATAGCGACAAAAATTCATATCATGAAGAAGTTTTATTTCATCATCTTTCTGCTGTCTTGTATTTCATGGATGTCCTATGGCCAAAATGCTATTATTGTCACAGAACGATCTGGCGCGGGTGGGATAGTAAGTTTTTCACCTAACTCGAAGCTGACTGGCATAAGTGATCAAAGATTCGTCGATGGATATGTTAAAAAAAATGGAGCTGGACATTTTGTGTTTCCTGTTGGAGACAACGGTAGTTACCGGCCATTTGCAGCAGAAGCAGACGGGACGGTAGGCGCCTATTTTCAGGAAGATCCGAATATTGCATCGGTCCCCGGAGGCGGACCTTTTAGCGTTTCCAGTAAAGATGCCGTTATCAGTACTGTCAGCAATAAGGAGTTTTGGGACATTTGGGGCACGAATGCTACTCGCCTAACACTATCTTGGAATGCTCAGAGTGATGTTGCAAATCTAACAGGCAACTCCTTACCAAACCTCAGTATTGTTGGATGGAATCAAACTTTGTCACGCTGGGAGAAGATCGCCTCAGCAGTGGATGAAGTTAATGTGCTTGGCGGATCAAGCACATTAACTTCCGGATCCATAACGACTATTCAAAACATAGTGCCCGAACTTTACAACGTTTATACCCTAGCGTCATTGAATGTTGTTTCCACGCCAGTTAATTATAGTGGCGTTCTTGAAGTAGCTAATTGCAATGAAATCAAAGGGTATATCTGGGACAAGAGCTATCCCGATGCTGTACTCACAGTCGAATTTTTGAATGGCAGTACTGTATTTGCTACTGCTCAGGCTAACACTTTCAGGGCGGATTTGCAGAGCGCCGGAATAGGAACTGGAAAGTACGGTTTCGCTATTCCAATGCCTGCTGATTTGATAGATGGGCAAGCAAAACAGATCAGCGTTCGTGTGAGGGGTAGCAATTACCTGTTAACCGGATCGCCAATAACAGTGAATTGTGCTTATGAAGGAAGCTTGGAAATTGCTGATTGCAATACGCTCAAAGGCTGGGCAATGGATAGGAACAAACCGGATAGTGCATTTACATTGGAGCTTCTGGAAGGAACAACCGTACGTGCTACTGTGGTGGCGAATCTTTATCGAGAGGATTTGAAGAATGCAGGAACGGGTACAGGCAACTACGGTTTCGAAATACCTGTGCCCAATTCATTGAAAACCGGGAAGCCTGTTCAGCTAAGCATTCGGGTGAAGGGGACAACGTACATTTTACCAGGATCTATAAAGACCATAACTTGTGGCGCTCCTCAGTATTACGGCAGTTTCGAGCTAGTGGATTGTAATACCGTTTATGGGTGGGCTTGGGCAGGCAACTATCCAGATTTACCGTTAACCGTGGAGTTAGTTGAAGGCAATATAGTACATGCTACAGGAGTCGCTAATATATATCGACAATATCTGAAGGACTACAACATTGGGAATGGCAAGTATGGATTTAGTTTCCCGCTTCCCACATCACTAAAAAATGGTCAGGCCAGGCAATTAAGTATTCGCGTTCAAGGGACTACTTATATTTTACCCAATTCTCCTAGGTCAGTAACTTGCGCAGCGCCTCCTCAGTTTGCAGGTAAATTCGAGACTGCCGACTGCAACTCGGTTCAAGGGTGGGCCTGGGCGAGCAATTACCCAGATTCTTCATTCACGGTCGAGCTAATGGAAGGCAGCACGGTCTATGCGACAGGAGTTGCCAAGGTTTACCGTGCCGATCTGAAGGCCGCTGGAACGGGAACAGGCTACTATGGATTCGACATTCCACTTCCATCCGCATTGAAGAGTGGCCAAGCGCGTCAGTTGAGCGTCCGCATCAAGGGGAGCACTTATGTCTTGCCGGTAACTGCACCCAAGTCGGTGACCTGCGCTGCGATCCCTCAGTACTATGGTAGCTTTGAGGTGGCAGACTGTAATTTGATCCAGGGCTGGGCATGGGCAAGTAATTATCCTGACTCTGCCTTTACGGTAGAAATAATGGAAGGCACCACCATCCATGCGACTGTTGTCGCTAACATATACAGGCAATATCTGAAAGACTATAACATTGGAACCGGCAAGTATGGGTTTAGTATCCCACTTCCTGCTTCCTTGAAGAGTGGCCAGCCGCGTCAGCTAAGTGTGCGTGTGAAGGGCAGCACCTATGTGCTTCTTAATTCTCCCAAAACGGTTACGTGTGCGGCATTACCAGACTATGCGGGTTTGCTTGAAGGGGCAGATTGTGATCTGGTACGTGGCTGGGCCTGGGATAAGAACTATCCTAATTCGGCATTGACTGTGGAGTTGGTAGAAGGCAGTACAGTGTATGCAACAGCTACAGCCAACACCTACCGTGCCGACTTGTTGAGTGCGGGCACAGGCAGTACAGGTAATTATGGTTTTAGCTTTGCGCTTCCTGTGGCCCTGAAAGATGGCAAGTCCCATAACCTGAGCGTGCGTGTGAAGGGCACTGGTTATAACCTATCGGGTTCACCCAAAGCAGTAAGCTGTGCAGCGGTGTCGCTTTACGGCGGAATATTTGACGGGGTGGATTGTAATTCTGTGCGTGGGTGGGCTTGGGACAAGAACTATCCTAATTCGGTATTGACCGTTGAGTTGGTAGAAGGCACCACGGTGCATGGAACAGCTATCGCCAATGTCTACCGTGCTGATCTAGTGAATGCAGGCGCTGGAAGCACAGGGAAGTATGCATTCAGCGTGGCCCTGCCCCCGAGCCTTAAAGATGGGCAAACCCACCAGTTAAGTATCCGGGTTAAAGGTACAAGCCATATATTATCAAGTTCTCCAAGGTCGGTGACTTGTGTAGCTCTGCCTCAATACGGGGGTAAGTTTGAGACTGCCGATTGCAACTCGGTTAAAGGGTGGGCCTGGGCGAGCAATTTCCCAGATTCTTCATTCACTGTTGAGCTAATGGAAGGCAGCACGGTTCATGCGACTGCCGTTGCCAAGGTTTACCGTGCGGATCTGAAAGCGGCTGGGACTGGCACGGGTTATTATGGATTCGATATTCCCCTTCCGTCCGCATTAAAGAGCGGGCAGGCGCGTCAGTTAAGCGTCCGCATCAAGGGAAGCACTTATGTCTTGCCGGTAACTGCACCCAAGTCGGTGACCTGCGCTGCGATCCCTCAGTACTATGGTAGCTTTGAGGTGGCAGACTGTAATTTGATCCAGGGCTGGGCATGGGCAAGTAATTATCCTGACTCTGCCTTTACGGTAGAAATAATGGAAGGCACCACCATCCATGCGACTGTTGTCGCTAACATATACAGGCAATATCTGAAAGACTATAACATTGGAACCGGCAAGTATGGGTTTAGTATCCCACTTCCTGCTTCCTTGAAGAGTGGCCAGCCGCGTCAGCTAAGTGTGCGTGTGAAGGGCAGCACCTATGTGCTTCTTAATTCTCCCAAAACGGTTACGTGTGCGGCATTACCAGACTATGCGGGTTTGCTTGAAGGGGCAGATTGTGATCTGGTACGTGGCTGGGCCTGGGATAAGAACTATCCTAATTCGGCATTGACTGTGGAGTTGGTAGAAGGCAGTACAGTGTATGCAACAGCTACAGCCAACACCTACCGTGCCGACTTGTTGAGTGCGGGCACAGGCAGTACAGGTAATTATGGTTTTAGCTTTGCGCTTCCTGTGGCCCTGAAAGATGGCAAGTCCCATAACCTGAGCGTGCGTGTGAAGGGCACTGGTTATAACCTATCGGGTTCACCCAAAGCAGTAAGCTGTGCAGCGGTGTCGCTTTACGGCGGAATATTTGACGGGGTGGATTGTAATTCTGTGCGTGGGTGGGCTTGGGACAAGAACTATCCTAATTCGGTATTGACCGTTGAGTTGGTAGAAGGCACCACGGTGCATGGAACAGCTATCGCCAATGTCTACCGGGCTGATCTAGTGAATGCAGGCGCTGGAAGCACAGGGAAGTATGCATTCAGCGTGGCCCTGCCCCCGAGCCTTAAAGATGGGCAAACCCACCAGTTAAGTATACGGGTTAAAGGTACAAGCCATATATTATCAAGTTCTCCAAGATCGGTGACTTGTGTAGCTCTGCCTCAGTACGCGGGTAAATTCGAGACTGCCGATTGCAACTCGGTTAAAGGGTGGGCCTGGGCGAGCAATTTCCCAGATTCTTCATTCACCGTTGAGCTAATGGAAGGCAGCACGGTCTATGCGACAGGAGTTGCCAAGGTTTACCGTGCCGATCTGAAGGCCGCTGGAACAGGAACAGGCTACTATGGATTCGACATTCCACTTCCATCCGCATTAAAGAGTGGCCAGGCGCGTCAGTTGAGCGTCCGGATCAAGGGGAGCACTTATGTCTTGCCGGTAACTGCACCCAAGTCGGTGACCTGCGCTGCGATCCCTCAGTACTATGGTAGCTTTGAGGTGGCAGACTGTAATTTGATCCAGGGCTGGGCATGGGCAAGTAATTATCCTGACTCTGCCTTTACAGTAGAGATCATGGAAGGAAGTACTGTACAAGCGACTGCTGTTGCCAATATATACCGGCAATATCTGAAAGACTATAACATTGGCACGGCCAAGTATGGGTTCAGTATCCCATTTCCTGCTTCCTTGAAAAATGGTCAACCCCGTCAGCTAAGTGTGCGTGTGAAGGGCAGCACCTATGTGCTTCTTAATTCTCCCAAAACGGTTACGTGTGCGGCATTACCAGACTATGCGGGTTTGCTTGAAGGGGCAGATTGTGATCTGGTACGTGGCTGGGCCTGGGATAAGAACTATCCTAATTCGGCATTGACTGTGGAGTTGGTAGAAGGCAGTACAGTGTATGCAACAGCTACGGCCAACACCTACCGTGCCGACTTGTTGAGTGCGGGCACAGGTAGTACAGGGAATTATGGTTTTAGCTTTGCGCTTCCTGTGGCCCTGAAAGATGGCAAGTCCCATAACCTGAGCGTGCGTGTGAAGGGCACTGGTTATAACCTATCGGGTTCACCCAAAGCAGTAAGCTGTGCAGCGGTGTCGCTTTACGGCGGAATATTTGACGGGGTGGATTGTAATTCTGTGCGTGGGTGGGCTTGGGACAAGAACTATCCTAATTCGGTATTGACCGTTGAGTTGGTAGAAGGCACCACGGTGCATGGAACAGCTATCGCCAATGTCTACCGGGCTGATTTAGTGAATGCAGGCGCTGGAAGCACAGGTAAGTATGCATTCAGCGTGGCCCTGCCCCCGAGCCTTAAAGATGGGCAAACCCACCAGTTAAGTATACGGGTAAAGGGTTCCAGCCATATATTGTCCAGTTCTCCAAGGTCGGTGACTTGTGTAGCTCTGCCTCAATACGGGGGTAAATTTGAGACGGCCGATTGCAACTCGGTTAAAGGGTGGGCCTGGGCGAGCAATTTCCCAGATTCTTCATTCACTGTTGAGCTAATGGAAGGCAGCACGGTTCATGCGACTGCCGTTGCCAAGGTTTACCGTGCGGATCTGAAAGCGGCTGGGACTGGCACGGGTTATTATGGATTCGATATTCCCCTTCCGTCCGCATTAAAGAGCGGGCAGGCGCGTCAGTTAAGCGTCCGCATCAAGGGAAGCACATATGTTTTGCCAAGTTCTCCAATTACTGTTACCTGTGCGGCCTTGCCTGATTATGCGGGTCTGCTTGAAGGAGCAGATTGTGATCTGGTGCGCGGCTGGGCCTGGGATAAGAACAACCCAAATTCGGTTTTGACAGTAGAACTGGTAGAAGGCAGTACAGTGTATGCAACAGCTACGGCCAACACCTACCGTGCCGACTTGTTGAGTGCAGGCACAGGCAGTACAGGGAACTATGGTTTTAGCTTTGCGCTTCCTGCTTCCCTAAAAGATGGCAAGTCCCATAATCTGAGTTTGCGTGTGAAGGGCACTGGTTACAGCCTGTCGGGTTCGCCAAAGACACTAAGCTGTGCCGCTGCGTCGCTTTATTTTGGGATATTTGACAGCGCGGATTGCAACTTTGTGCGTGGCTGGGTCTGGGACAAGAATTACCCTAATTCGGTATTGACTGTTGAGTTGGTAGAAGGCACCACAGTGCATGCAACAGCCATTGCTAATATTTACCGCGCAGATTTGATAAACGCCGGGGCTGGCAGTACAGGGAAGTATGCATTCAGCATGGCTTTGCCCCAAAGCCTTAAAGATGGGCAAACCCACCAGTTAAGTATCCGGGTAAAAGGTTCAAACCATATATTGTCCAGTTCTCCAAGGTCGGTGACCTGTGTAGTCCTGCCTCAGTACGCGGGTAAATTCGAGACGGCCGATTGCAACTCGGTTAAAGGCTGGGCCTGGGCGAGCAATTTCCCAGATTCTTCATTCACTGTTGAGCTAATGGAAGGCAGCACGGTTCATGCGACTGCCGTTGCCAAGGTTTACCGTGCGGATCTGAAAGCGGCTGGGACTGGCACGGGTTATTATGGATTCGATATTCCCCTTCCGTCCGCATTAAAGAGCGGGCAGGCGCGTCAGTTAAGCGTCCGCATCAAGGGAAGCACATATGTTTTGCCAAGTTCTCCAATTACTGTTACCTGTGCGGCCTTGCCTGATTATGCGGGTCTGCTTGAAGGAGCAGATTGTGATCTGGTGCGCGGCTGGGCCTGGGATAAGAACAACCCAAATTCGGTTTTGACAGTAGAACTGGTAGAAGGCAGTACAGTGTATGCAACAGCTACGGCCAACACCTACCGTGCCGACTTGTTGAGTGCAGGCACAGGCAGTACAGGGAACTATGGTTTTAGCTTTGCGCTTCCTGCTTCCCTAAAAGATGGCAAGTCCCATAATCTGAGTTTGCGTGTGAAGGGCACTGGTTACAGCCTGTCGGGTTCGCCAAAGACACTAAGCTGTGCCGCTGCGTCGCTTTATTTTGGGATATTTGACAGCGCGGATTGCAACTTTGTGCGTGGCTGGGTCTGGGACAAGAATTACCCTAATTCGGTATTGACTGTTGAGTTGGTAGAAGGCACCATAGTGCATGCAACAGCCATTGCTAATATTTACCGCGCAGATTTGATAAACGCCGGGGCTGGAAGTACTGGGAAGTATGCATTTAACATGGCCTTGCCCCAGAGCCTTAAAGATGGGCAAGCCCACCAGCTAAGTATAAGGGTTAAAGGTTCAAGCAAAATATTGTCAAATTCTCCGAGGTCAGTGACCTGTAGTTCTACACTTCGGACAAATGAAGAGAGTGAAATAGCAACTGTCGGGGAGCGCGCGGATTCGGAAACTGATTTGGAACTGGTGCTTTCTCCTAACCCGACCAGTGGCCTGTTGACAATAAGAGCCAATCTTCAAGATAAGCAACAAGCCGAACTCTCCTTATACGATTTGAAAGGAAGGCTTATCTGGAACAAATCAGTGGTCGGACAAGCTGCGGCATATGAGCACATGCTTGATCTGAGACAACAAGCTTCCGGCACTTACTTGTTAAAATTGCAGACGCGTCAGCAAACGAAAGTAAAACAGGTCGTGCTGGTGCAATAAAGGGAAAATATCAAACGACTATTCAACAGACTAAAAAAGGAGGATAAATAAAAATTTCCTAAGATGTTGAATAGTCGTTTCTTTTGAATAAACCTTTGATGTACGCCTTGATCAGGAGAAAGGAAAAAAGTGAGTTGGTCACTGCATATCTTTTAAATAGTCTTCTTGGCTCCTGCATCAATCTGAACAACCACTCCAGACCCGCATTTTGAATCCATTCAGGAGCCCTGGATTGAAGTCCAACCATGACCGGCAACGCACCTCCTATTCCAATCATTGGCATATGAATCTTTCCATTCATTTTAGCCATCCATTTTTCCTGTTTCGGACAACCAAGTACAACAAAAAGTATTTTGGCTCCGCTGGCATTGATCAATTCAATGTCATTGAGCTCTTCCTGTTCTGTTAATGGCCGGAAAGGAGGGCTATGCATTCCCCCGATTTTCAGTGAAGGGTATTTTTCATCTACAAATGATGATGTTTTCGCCAACATTTCGGGCGAGCCTCCGTAAAAGAATATCGGAATTGATTTTTGTTCTGCCGTTCTGAGAATGTCTGGCAAAATGTCCATTCCAGCGACCCGGTCCTGGTGAATACCATACAGCAATTTCAAGCCCCAAACCAAAGGCATTCCGTCTGGTGTGCAAATTTTAGCACTGTTGACAATTTTAGAAAAATTCGCGTCGAGATATGCTTCCACAAGCATATGTACATTAGAAACGCAGATGAAGCAACTCTCTTTTATCGCGGCAAGTTGGAAAAGCTGTTCAAGGAACGAATCATAGCGCCCAACGGAAATTCCGATTCCTAATAAATTTACTTTTTTCATCAGATATTGTAATAACGTTGAAGTTGCAATGGGGATATCACTTGCCTTTTGGCTGCTTTTCCCACTTTTCGGAAATCCGTTTCTTTAATTCCGGATTGAACCGGAGCTTATCAAAATGGTTATCTTTCATTTGAATTTTCGTGGAATCACTTTTATGAAAACGATAATCCTCATTTTTAATGTTGGATACTACATTGCCCACCACTAGAAAGTCAGATGAGCCTTCATCAAAGAAGAAACCGTTATTCCATGCACCGATTGCATTTTTGGAACGAGGGATAGTTCTGATGTAGTTGTTACGGTATACGGAGCCAGTTTGTTTTCCGAGGGTATAAATTCCCCCTCCATCAGACAAGGTCCTCATTACATCATGAATGTAATTATCCTCCACCAGGTTATGCGTTGTATAACTATCCTCAAAGGTATAAGTCCATCCAACACTTATTCCCGTATATGGCAAATTATATATCTCGTTGGACTTGATTATATTATG
It includes:
- a CDS encoding DUF1501 domain-containing protein, which produces MKRRDFFRAASTAMVPVMLNGFGVKSLAKSSALVQSLANVSALNNDRILVIIYLGGGNDGLNTVIPLEYYSKYNELRSNIAIPENQVLRLAGNLESGFHPAMTGMREMYDEGKLAIINSVSYPNPDQSHYRSTDIWMTAVDSTQYSNSGWAGRYLGDRFAGYPANYPNATMEDPLAIQIGQISTTALLGTNQSMGITLQDPNTFYQLIGEPRVTPGDGLPCCDAGELVAFIRQQQVLAVGYGAEIKAAASAGTNLATYPDASAKNNLAEQLKIVARLIHGGLKSKIYYVELGGFDTHANQIGSTSVEGTHAELLKKLSDGVAAFQKDLKLQGTEDRVLGMTFSDFGRRATSNASNGTDHGIGAPMFVFGTGIKRQLIGTNPDLINGLLPPTPTQWETNRDIKMQIDFRRVYADILNDWFGTAGSKTDQLLYKNFKTTSLFSDVVQTIASGAWPNPEIWSNGRVPNATSIVKVNTGHIVEVGQNITAKSIKVDVGGELKFLGDYSANING
- a CDS encoding WecB/TagA/CpsF family glycosyltransferase, producing the protein MKKVNLLGIGISVGRYDSFLEQLFQLAAIKESCFICVSNVHMLVEAYLDANFSKIVNSAKICTPDGMPLVWGLKLLYGIHQDRVAGMDILPDILRTAEQKSIPIFFYGGSPEMLAKTSSFVDEKYPSLKIGGMHSPPFRPLTEQEELNDIELINASGAKILFVVLGCPKQEKWMAKMNGKIHMPMIGIGGALPVMVGLQSRAPEWIQNAGLEWLFRLMQEPRRLFKRYAVTNSLFSFLLIKAYIKGLFKRNDYSTS
- a CDS encoding T9SS type A sorting domain-containing protein gives rise to the protein MKKFYFIIFLLSCISWMSYGQNAIIVTERSGAGGIVSFSPNSKLTGISDQRFVDGYVKKNGAGHFVFPVGDNGSYRPFAAEADGTVGAYFQEDPNIASVPGGGPFSVSSKDAVISTVSNKEFWDIWGTNATRLTLSWNAQSDVANLTGNSLPNLSIVGWNQTLSRWEKIASAVDEVNVLGGSSTLTSGSITTIQNIVPELYNVYTLASLNVVSTPVNYSGVLEVANCNEIKGYIWDKSYPDAVLTVEFLNGSTVFATAQANTFRADLQSAGIGTGKYGFAIPMPADLIDGQAKQISVRVRGSNYLLTGSPITVNCAYEGSLEIADCNTLKGWAMDRNKPDSAFTLELLEGTTVRATVVANLYREDLKNAGTGTGNYGFEIPVPNSLKTGKPVQLSIRVKGTTYILPGSIKTITCGAPQYYGSFELVDCNTVYGWAWAGNYPDLPLTVELVEGNIVHATGVANIYRQYLKDYNIGNGKYGFSFPLPTSLKNGQARQLSIRVQGTTYILPNSPRSVTCAAPPQFAGKFETADCNSVQGWAWASNYPDSSFTVELMEGSTVYATGVAKVYRADLKAAGTGTGYYGFDIPLPSALKSGQARQLSVRIKGSTYVLPVTAPKSVTCAAIPQYYGSFEVADCNLIQGWAWASNYPDSAFTVEIMEGTTIHATVVANIYRQYLKDYNIGTGKYGFSIPLPASLKSGQPRQLSVRVKGSTYVLLNSPKTVTCAALPDYAGLLEGADCDLVRGWAWDKNYPNSALTVELVEGSTVYATATANTYRADLLSAGTGSTGNYGFSFALPVALKDGKSHNLSVRVKGTGYNLSGSPKAVSCAAVSLYGGIFDGVDCNSVRGWAWDKNYPNSVLTVELVEGTTVHGTAIANVYRADLVNAGAGSTGKYAFSVALPPSLKDGQTHQLSIRVKGTSHILSSSPRSVTCVALPQYGGKFETADCNSVKGWAWASNFPDSSFTVELMEGSTVHATAVAKVYRADLKAAGTGTGYYGFDIPLPSALKSGQARQLSVRIKGSTYVLPVTAPKSVTCAAIPQYYGSFEVADCNLIQGWAWASNYPDSAFTVEIMEGTTIHATVVANIYRQYLKDYNIGTGKYGFSIPLPASLKSGQPRQLSVRVKGSTYVLLNSPKTVTCAALPDYAGLLEGADCDLVRGWAWDKNYPNSALTVELVEGSTVYATATANTYRADLLSAGTGSTGNYGFSFALPVALKDGKSHNLSVRVKGTGYNLSGSPKAVSCAAVSLYGGIFDGVDCNSVRGWAWDKNYPNSVLTVELVEGTTVHGTAIANVYRADLVNAGAGSTGKYAFSVALPPSLKDGQTHQLSIRVKGTSHILSSSPRSVTCVALPQYAGKFETADCNSVKGWAWASNFPDSSFTVELMEGSTVYATGVAKVYRADLKAAGTGTGYYGFDIPLPSALKSGQARQLSVRIKGSTYVLPVTAPKSVTCAAIPQYYGSFEVADCNLIQGWAWASNYPDSAFTVEIMEGSTVQATAVANIYRQYLKDYNIGTAKYGFSIPFPASLKNGQPRQLSVRVKGSTYVLLNSPKTVTCAALPDYAGLLEGADCDLVRGWAWDKNYPNSALTVELVEGSTVYATATANTYRADLLSAGTGSTGNYGFSFALPVALKDGKSHNLSVRVKGTGYNLSGSPKAVSCAAVSLYGGIFDGVDCNSVRGWAWDKNYPNSVLTVELVEGTTVHGTAIANVYRADLVNAGAGSTGKYAFSVALPPSLKDGQTHQLSIRVKGSSHILSSSPRSVTCVALPQYGGKFETADCNSVKGWAWASNFPDSSFTVELMEGSTVHATAVAKVYRADLKAAGTGTGYYGFDIPLPSALKSGQARQLSVRIKGSTYVLPSSPITVTCAALPDYAGLLEGADCDLVRGWAWDKNNPNSVLTVELVEGSTVYATATANTYRADLLSAGTGSTGNYGFSFALPASLKDGKSHNLSLRVKGTGYSLSGSPKTLSCAAASLYFGIFDSADCNFVRGWVWDKNYPNSVLTVELVEGTTVHATAIANIYRADLINAGAGSTGKYAFSMALPQSLKDGQTHQLSIRVKGSNHILSSSPRSVTCVVLPQYAGKFETADCNSVKGWAWASNFPDSSFTVELMEGSTVHATAVAKVYRADLKAAGTGTGYYGFDIPLPSALKSGQARQLSVRIKGSTYVLPSSPITVTCAALPDYAGLLEGADCDLVRGWAWDKNNPNSVLTVELVEGSTVYATATANTYRADLLSAGTGSTGNYGFSFALPASLKDGKSHNLSLRVKGTGYSLSGSPKTLSCAAASLYFGIFDSADCNFVRGWVWDKNYPNSVLTVELVEGTIVHATAIANIYRADLINAGAGSTGKYAFNMALPQSLKDGQAHQLSIRVKGSSKILSNSPRSVTCSSTLRTNEESEIATVGERADSETDLELVLSPNPTSGLLTIRANLQDKQQAELSLYDLKGRLIWNKSVVGQAAAYEHMLDLRQQASGTYLLKLQTRQQTKVKQVVLVQ